GCACACACCAGGGTTTAAATAATTCCAGTAACTCACAAGGGcattatttaatcattcaagtAACTGTCCAAGGGCACACTTTTACAGTGCATGCACTTAGCCAGTAATCAAAATTAGAcctttttatcaacaaaattgAATTCTTATCCTTGTGCTAGGCATTAAATCTtccaagccctgctatataaaattcagaactTTATCAAGCTTCCAAAACGTAGTACCAGTTAGGTTCTTGGAGGTTTATTCTCATTTCGACCACGGCTTAGTAAAACAACTTTAAGTGAGTCACCATAGTGATCAAAGCTTTAtaatattgatagaaaattgaattttgtttaataacatcCATATCAGttattaaatgaagtatttaagAGAGGTACCTGCAGGAAACTCTATGGTGTATTTGCTGATGGGTGGACGAAACTGTTTGATCAGAATGAAGCAATCATAGTGCAGAGTTCTTCTGAGGATTGGAATAGCCACAACAGCTGAAATGTAAACAGACATAGGTTTTTTGGGAAGCATAACACATAAAGAGAACAAAATTTTCTtggaaatgtttacaaatgaagTTAATTTCAATCCGCATTGATTTCATAAGACACTACACATAGATTTCTGGTAGCCATCACATCACACGTAAGTGAACTTGACATGGGTCCAAACTAGCTCAACATTCTCAAAAAAGGTAATAATTTTTACAGCATGATAACACCATATTTTACAGGTTAATTTCCCGCTTAATTTatgtgacataattatcatgtcTAGACTCAATTTCATGAAAAGTTTAAGACAAAATCTTAAGCATGAACCATTACGTTAAGAAATTCAAGTAATAGTTTCAGAAAATAAGAGGATGATgtgagtggtttagtggtataggtgtccacctctcaaaGAGGTTTTTGGTTTGATCCCCAGCAGATATACTATTCACAGCCTAATATGTTTTGTAGTAAACCTTCTAGCAGTTCACTTGTACTAGCTGTAACAGCTGTAGATTACAATTTGTGATAAACTGACCGTCTGGGATGTTGCTGGCTACTACATTCGTGATTGTGTATAATGTAAGTTGTTATAAACTGACCGTCTGGAAGGTTGCTAGCTACTACATTCATGATTGTGTATAATGTAAGTTGTTATAAACTGACCGTCTGGAAGGTCACTGGCTACTACATTCATGATTGTGTATAATGTAAGTTGTTATGAACTGACCGTCTGGAAGGTTGTTGGCTACTACATTCATGATTGTGTATAATGTAAGTTGTTATGAACTGACCGTCTGGAAGGTTGCTGGCTACTACATTCATGATTGTGTATAATGTAAGTTGTTATAAACTGACCGTCTGGAAGGTTGCTGGCTACTACATTCATGATTGTGTATAATGTAAGTTGTTATAAACTGACCGTCTGGAAGGTCATTGGCTACTACATTCATGATTGTGTATAATGTAAGTTGTTATAAACTGACCATCTGGAAGGTTGCTAGCTACTACATTCATGATTGTGTATAATGTAAGTTGTTATGAACTGACCATCTGGAAGGTTGCTGGCTACTACATTCATGATTGTGTATAATGTAAGTTGTCATGAACTGACCGTCTGGAAGGTTGCTGGCTACTACATTCATGATTGTGTATAATGTAAGTTGTTATAAACTGACCGTCTGGAAGGTTGCTGGCTACTACATTCATGATTGTGTATAATGTAAGTTGTTATAAACTGACCGTCTGGAAGGTTGCTAGCTACTACATTCATGATTGTGTATAATGTTAGTTGTTATGAACTGACCATCTGGAAGGTTGCTAGCTACAACATTCATGATTGTGTATAATGTAAGTTGTTATGAACTGACCGTCTGGAAGGTTGCTGGCTACTTCATTCATGATTGTGTATAATGTAAGTTGTTATAAACTGACCGTCTGGAAGGTCACTGGCTACTACATTCATGATTGTGTATAATGTAAGTTGTTATCAACTGACCGTCTGGAAGGTTGCTGGCTACTACATTCGTGATTGTGTATAATGTAAGTTGTTATGAACTGACCGTCTGGAAGGTCACTGGCTACTACATTCATGATTGTGTATAATGTAAGTTGTTATGAACTGACCATCTGGAAGGTCACTGGCTACTACATTCATGATTGTGTATAATGTAAGTTGTTATAAACTGACCGTCTGGAAGGTTGCTGGCTACTACATTCATGATTGTGTATAATGTAAGTTGTTATGAACTGACCGTCTGGAAGGTTGCTGGCTACTATATTCATGATTGTGTATAATGTAAGTTATTATAAACTGACCGTCTGGAAGGTCACTGGCTACTTTTGTGGTTCTTCTTACAGCCTCCCACTCCCTGCAAAGTAAATGAACTTCAGAGGAGCGTAGCCACTGGTCAAATTTTGCCGTGCTTGTTTATAGTTGCAGTGTAGAGCTTGTTATGTTTTTGGATACATTGCAATGCCAAAAGTAATTTGGCTTAGAgtggtttcaatattttttagaCTTCACACATCATTAAAATTAtgatctatttttttaaattaaaatatgaattacttaaaTCTATAAGGAGTAGGATTTCATTTTTACACAATTACTATTGCTCTAGTCTTTTTTATTGAGCAAAACTTTATTGTTCATCCTGCAAGAACCAGAAGGAGTTgtgacaacattttttatttttatactgcaTTCTGATGAAAACAAGCTAGACATAGTTTGCAGAATAGTAAACAACACATCAAatataagacattattttcacaggaataaaaagcaaaaacaaccTTTCCATAGTTTTTCCTAAAGTGTGAATTCAAAACAGGTAGAAGCAACagagtaaaatgtaaataaaagggTTGATAATCACTTCGAAAGCATTCATGCAATCATGAAGGCTCTGGTCAATCTGGCAATTCATCCAACAAATGCTAGCGGGAGCACAATTCATGCAAATTGCTACGTACTCCAACCAAGACTTTCAAGATAGCATGAATGTCCCTAAATACCTAACTGAAGAAATTTACTTAACACTTCTTTAAAAACAAGTTgatttaacataatataaatcattCTTGCTGAAGCAATGTTTTGGAAAATGTGGAATTTTATTGTAGGGGAAACCAGAGTTCTTAGAGGAAACCCACTGGTCAGACTTGGTGACACCTCACATATGCAATATCATAACGCATTGGTGAGAAGTGAGTGTGGTAACCACAGCAGTAACCTGACAAATTAGAGTTGCTTGCCTTTGTTTTCCTGTTGGGTCAGTGTATGTCACCTTTGAAAGCTTCACCCATTTTCCACTTGCAATATCCTGAAATTAAATGTGGAgtctacatacatgtagttatagaTAAACAATACAAGATTCAATCatacaaataatgatttatCATGCCATTTCAGGCGTGTAGCTGCCTATATGCGAGTACGCGggtgaatccacatgattctgacaaaaaaataaaacaattctgcCGAACTAAATGGATGCGTACTTGACTTTACATGCTGTAACAGACATATGGTCATtgacattaaaaattaaatgtacaGTTCAATTGCAAAAAGGACAGAAAATAAAACTTCTTTTAGACAATCTGAGTGTCATCAATTTAACATAACTGGGGattatttgtttgctatttgAGAGAAAAAATTCTGAGGAAAggtttattttttgaatttgtatccttaaactgttcattttccagtactaaacaAAACACCTCAAAAcacccagaatgcaccagattgcagcATACCCCCAGACCCCTAAGCAAAATTACCAATTACAATCACCAGACCGCTTACACACCTCCTCACTACAAGTGTAGGTATCGGTACTGTGACATACTTCCCTGCAAACTGGAAATTCATTCCAAATTTGATGAACACCAGTACTAAggaatatacataaataacactGAGTGCATGTAATGCTGCCAAACAGTGCCGCCAGTGCCTTTTGGTGCCAAATGTGACATGGTGAGAAAATGTGCAGCCTGACCGGAACTCGAACCCGGGACCCCTTGCTATCAGGGCcagtgctctaccgactgagttACCCAACCATTTACACACCTCCTCACCACAAATGTAGGTATCGGTACCATGACGATTATTAAAATTGCTGTTTCTCAATCTATTTACAATACAgtaacacaataaaaacattttgtagaCATTCCTATCTTCACAGTGTATACACGAAACTGTAGGCATCTAAGATATTGCAAGGTGATTCAAATGGCTGATACATCTTTCACAACATTCTAAAAAGGTGTTATTTTTATAAGGGTTAGATGGTATTTGTCCTGTAGATAATATTCAGAAATGTAGTCAAAGCTTTAATTTGAATACAAGTATGTCAACCTTTAACTTGAATACaagtatttaagtattttgtgggatttttttttcttggaattttTGGTTGATAGTTAGTGTTTTGTGATAGATGATCATGTTTTGAGTAATTTTAGTCTTGAAAAAAACTGCCACCTATAGAAACTTTGCACTCATTTCTAACGCAAGCTTCTGAATCGAGATCAACGAATCAATTCTCAACAAACACAAGTTTTAATAGATAATAGGTATATATAAAACTGAAAGTTTTTGAAATACCCTACCGATTCACTCACAAATCTGCATTGATTTGCGTGAGCAAGGCCTGAACCGGCTTCCATTTTCTTTGATTTCCACTGGAAGTAAGAATTTATCGCAAACAAACGCTTGCAGAATAGAAAAACAACGCCGGTTGGG
The sequence above is drawn from the Mya arenaria isolate MELC-2E11 chromosome 14, ASM2691426v1 genome and encodes:
- the LOC128217507 gene encoding ADP-sugar pyrophosphatase-like is translated as MFKITVYKGFKPCHLFKPNQLYPTGVVFLFCKRLFAINSYFQWKSKKMEAGSGLAHANQCRFVSESDIASGKWVKLSKVTYTDPTGKQREWEAVRRTTKVASDLPDAVVAIPILRRTLHYDCFILIKQFRPPISKYTIEFPAGLLDASETAERCAVRELLEETGYTGTVKHTSPATSLEPGLGDMTAQLVSVEIDGDLPENQSPKSNCDEGGMLKH